In Nitrosococcus oceani ATCC 19707, the following proteins share a genomic window:
- a CDS encoding type II toxin-antitoxin system VapC family toxin, producing MPGTIEAALQEHSCLLLDSCVWIYHIEDHPIFAPLTTKILEQVASGCNRAVSSELSLLEIKIQPLRQGREDIADEYELLLEAFPNLTLCPIIRPVLHSAGLLRARFGLKTPDALILATGLENGATCAVTNDRNWRRFDGMEVVCLNDYAA from the coding sequence ATGCCTGGGACGATTGAGGCCGCTTTGCAGGAACATTCATGTTTGCTCCTCGACAGTTGTGTTTGGATCTATCACATCGAAGATCATCCCATATTCGCCCCGTTGACCACAAAGATTTTGGAACAAGTGGCTTCTGGCTGTAACCGAGCCGTCTCTTCCGAACTTTCTTTGTTGGAAATCAAAATCCAACCTCTGCGCCAAGGGCGGGAGGATATCGCCGATGAATACGAACTCCTGCTGGAGGCATTCCCGAATCTCACGCTTTGCCCCATTATCCGCCCTGTTCTGCATTCGGCGGGCCTGCTCCGCGCGCGTTTCGGATTAAAAACTCCTGACGCCCTCATTTTGGCAACTGGCCTTGAGAACGGTGCCACTTGTGCGGTAACCAATGATCGTAATTGGCGGCGATTTGATGGGATGGAGGTGGTTTGTTTGAATGATTACGCTGCCTGA
- the prpB gene encoding methylisocitrate lyase gives MTENHSPGVRLRAAAAAERPLQVAGVINAYAALLAKRAGFRALYLSGAGVANASFGLPDLGLTTLTQVAEEVRRIVAVTDLPLLVDGDTGWGDGLMVAHTVETLSRAGAAGLHLEDQEQGKRCGHRPGKTLVSTGEMMARIAAAVRGRVDDQFVIMARTDAYAVEGLEAAMARARCYVEAGADMIFAESLGSLEEYRCFAQAVQAPVLANMTEFGQTPLLTVQELGEAGVRLVLYPLSAFRAMSAAALQVYETLRREGTQQRLIEGMQTREELYEILGYHEYERQRDGASAKGE, from the coding sequence ATGACTGAAAACCACAGCCCTGGCGTCCGCTTGCGGGCCGCCGCCGCAGCGGAGCGGCCCTTGCAAGTGGCGGGAGTCATCAACGCCTATGCCGCGTTGCTGGCTAAACGGGCAGGTTTCCGGGCGCTTTATCTCTCCGGAGCCGGGGTGGCTAATGCCTCCTTTGGCCTACCAGATTTGGGATTGACGACCCTTACCCAGGTAGCGGAAGAGGTTCGCCGTATCGTGGCGGTGACAGATTTGCCCTTATTAGTGGACGGAGATACTGGCTGGGGAGATGGGCTTATGGTGGCCCATACCGTGGAAACCCTGAGCCGGGCTGGGGCCGCGGGACTGCATTTAGAGGATCAAGAACAGGGCAAACGCTGCGGTCATCGGCCAGGTAAAACCTTGGTCAGTACCGGGGAGATGATGGCTCGAATAGCGGCGGCAGTCAGGGGGCGGGTAGACGATCAGTTTGTGATCATGGCCCGCACCGATGCCTACGCCGTGGAAGGTTTGGAGGCTGCAATGGCGCGGGCGCGGTGTTATGTAGAGGCGGGGGCGGATATGATTTTCGCCGAATCCTTGGGCTCCCTGGAGGAATACCGGTGTTTCGCCCAAGCGGTGCAAGCGCCGGTGCTAGCTAATATGACCGAATTTGGCCAGACTCCCTTATTGACCGTTCAGGAGTTGGGAGAGGCGGGAGTCCGGCTGGTACTCTATCCCCTCAGTGCTTTCCGGGCCATGAGCGCGGCGGCCTTGCAAGTGTATGAGACTTTGCGCCGGGAAGGGACCCAGCAGCGCTTAATCGAAGGGATGCAAACTCGGGAAGAGCTCTATGAAATATTGGGTTACCATGAATATGAGCGTCAGCGGGACGGGGCATCCGCTAAAGGAGAATAA
- a CDS encoding RNA-guided endonuclease InsQ/TnpB family protein — protein sequence MKRTVSIKLVPTPEQAQALLELQSELAKACNLIVPFARDNRCWNRVALHHLAYYPVREATRLGSQMVCNAVKAVADAYKVLKLGRHDEIPVIRFRETGSVHFDARTYRLKGDAVSLYTLTGRAIVKMSPGEFQAQYLAAGKPKEGKLVRRGKQWFFNLVLDWPDTAPAKGSGILGIDLGENNLASTSSGKILGGGPLRHVRDRHLALRRRLQSNGRQSARQLLKKVSGKERRHMRQVNHEASKAMVGEALKQGASTIVLETLTHIRKRIKGGKRLRARLHRWAWRELQDFIAYKAEAAGIRVIYVNPAYSSKSCSACGCLGSRIQHKFSCSSCGHLAHSDRNAAVNLAKLAKSIGIARLGVAPAHVAVPTH from the coding sequence ATGAAAAGAACGGTCTCCATCAAACTGGTACCTACGCCAGAACAAGCTCAAGCGCTGTTGGAGTTGCAGTCCGAGCTTGCCAAGGCATGTAACTTGATTGTGCCGTTTGCGCGGGATAACCGTTGTTGGAACCGTGTTGCGTTGCACCACTTGGCCTATTACCCGGTGCGGGAGGCAACGCGCTTGGGCTCGCAGATGGTCTGCAATGCGGTTAAAGCCGTCGCCGATGCCTACAAGGTGCTGAAGCTGGGCAGGCATGACGAAATTCCGGTGATCCGCTTCCGAGAGACGGGTAGTGTCCATTTCGATGCCCGCACCTATCGGCTGAAGGGCGATGCCGTTTCCCTCTACACCCTGACGGGCCGTGCCATCGTCAAGATGAGCCCGGGTGAATTTCAGGCGCAATATCTTGCGGCGGGAAAGCCCAAGGAAGGGAAGCTGGTTCGTCGGGGAAAACAGTGGTTTTTTAATCTCGTTCTGGATTGGCCCGATACCGCGCCTGCGAAGGGCAGTGGTATCCTTGGCATTGATCTGGGAGAAAACAATCTCGCTTCGACCTCCAGCGGGAAGATATTGGGAGGAGGTCCGCTCAGACATGTTCGCGATAGGCACCTGGCGCTGCGGCGCCGTCTTCAGTCCAATGGCCGTCAATCGGCAAGGCAATTGCTGAAAAAGGTCTCTGGCAAAGAAAGACGGCACATGCGCCAGGTCAATCACGAGGCGAGCAAGGCGATGGTGGGAGAGGCGTTGAAACAGGGCGCTTCGACCATCGTACTGGAAACACTGACCCATATCCGCAAGCGGATCAAGGGTGGTAAGCGGCTGCGTGCTCGCTTGCACCGCTGGGCCTGGCGGGAGCTGCAAGACTTTATCGCATACAAAGCCGAAGCGGCGGGCATCCGGGTGATTTACGTCAACCCGGCCTACAGCTCCAAGAGCTGCTCGGCATGCGGTTGCTTGGGGTCTCGTATTCAGCACAAATTCTCCTGTTCAAGCTGTGGTCACTTAGCCCACAGCGACCGCAATGCAGCGGTCAATCTCGCTAAGTTGGCGAAGTCTATCGGCATCGCCAGGCTGGGTGTAGCGCCGGCTCATGTGGCAGTGCCTACCCACTGA
- the prpC gene encoding bifunctional 2-methylcitrate synthase/citrate synthase, with product MSGGTAGSGLAGVTAGKTAISTVGKEGKGLTYRGYAIEMLAERASFEEVAYLLIYGQSPSRAQLTEYREQLRSLRRLPEGLKPVLEALPGNSHPMDVMRTGCSALGCLEPEINRDQQWDIANRLLALFPSLLLYWYQFHHHGIRIETDTEEESLAGHFLNLLHGESPGAIPRRVLDASLILYAEHEFAASTFAARVTTSTLSDFYSAVTAAIGTLRGTLHGGANEAAMALIERFQEPDEAEQGVLAALENKEKIMGFGHRVYKEADPRNAIIKDWCRQLAERAGDSYLFPIAERIEVVMKREKGLFPNLDFYIAPAYRFLGIPVHLYTPLFVCSRVAGWAAHIMEQRADNRLIRPMANYIGPEPRDFVPIEQRG from the coding sequence ATGAGTGGAGGAACCGCTGGTAGCGGCCTGGCCGGTGTTACCGCTGGCAAAACGGCCATCAGTACCGTGGGGAAAGAAGGTAAGGGATTGACCTATCGGGGTTACGCTATTGAGATGCTGGCCGAGAGGGCCAGCTTCGAGGAAGTGGCCTATTTGCTGATTTATGGCCAATCACCCAGCCGTGCCCAGCTAACAGAGTACCGGGAGCAGTTGCGATCCCTGCGCCGTTTACCCGAGGGTCTTAAACCCGTGCTGGAAGCCCTGCCGGGCAATAGCCATCCCATGGATGTAATGCGCACGGGTTGTTCCGCCCTGGGTTGTCTCGAACCTGAAATAAACCGGGATCAGCAGTGGGATATCGCTAATCGTTTGTTGGCTCTGTTTCCTTCCCTGCTGCTGTATTGGTACCAGTTTCACCATCACGGTATCCGGATTGAGACGGATACGGAGGAAGAATCCCTGGCGGGGCATTTTTTAAACCTGCTCCATGGGGAATCTCCCGGGGCGATTCCCCGACGGGTGTTAGATGCCTCCCTCATTCTTTACGCTGAGCATGAGTTCGCAGCTTCCACTTTCGCCGCCCGGGTAACCACCTCCACCCTTTCCGATTTTTATTCCGCGGTTACCGCCGCCATTGGCACCCTGCGGGGAACCTTGCACGGGGGCGCCAATGAGGCGGCGATGGCGCTTATCGAACGTTTCCAGGAGCCTGATGAGGCTGAGCAGGGGGTTCTGGCGGCGTTGGAAAACAAAGAAAAAATCATGGGCTTTGGCCATCGGGTGTACAAAGAAGCCGACCCCAGGAACGCCATTATCAAGGATTGGTGCCGGCAATTGGCGGAACGGGCGGGGGACAGCTATTTGTTTCCCATTGCCGAGCGGATCGAGGTCGTCATGAAGCGGGAAAAGGGCTTGTTTCCTAATTTGGATTTTTATATCGCCCCGGCTTATCGCTTTTTGGGAATTCCCGTTCATCTTTATACGCCCCTCTTTGTGTGTTCCCGGGTGGCGGGTTGGGCCGCCCATATTATGGAACAACGGGCCGATAACCGCTTGATTCGTCCCATGGCCAACTACATTGGTCCCGAGCCCCGGGATTTTGTGCCCATTGAGCAGCGTGGCTAA
- a CDS encoding PEP-CTERM sorting domain-containing protein: MIKNTSPTGLLIIILTTPALLNAAPIIEGEADLLTSFFSHSPGGPLSGRVEMDGVRGIDTPANDGVFLFSFNGFGETILNFETGDLISLDGGVYTWNGGGFITQSGALGPPSTMGAGDFIVPDITFLAGEWMGPITGQIEDSGDFVVRGSGTDVKDQTLLDFYGIPAADNSWQYSFELSLAPEEIVFQPDGSFDLFADISRPNLFFNNTNTATSVPAPTTLILFMIGLVTLGFYNFRRKRSNLHNPFDSSVAWVQ, from the coding sequence ATGATAAAAAATACCTCACCCACCGGACTGTTGATAATCATTCTGACAACTCCGGCGCTCCTGAATGCGGCGCCAATCATTGAGGGTGAAGCGGATCTATTAACATCTTTTTTTAGCCATTCCCCTGGGGGGCCTCTCAGCGGTAGAGTTGAGATGGATGGCGTTCGCGGAATAGACACGCCGGCTAATGATGGTGTCTTCCTTTTTTCCTTTAATGGTTTCGGGGAAACTATTTTAAATTTTGAAACCGGAGACTTAATATCATTGGATGGTGGTGTTTACACTTGGAACGGTGGCGGTTTTATTACTCAAAGCGGTGCGCTAGGGCCACCCTCTACCATGGGTGCCGGAGACTTTATTGTACCTGATATCACCTTTTTAGCAGGCGAGTGGATGGGGCCCATCACCGGGCAAATCGAGGACTCAGGCGATTTTGTTGTAAGGGGCTCTGGCACGGACGTTAAGGATCAAACGCTGCTTGATTTTTATGGGATTCCGGCTGCGGATAATAGCTGGCAATATTCCTTTGAGCTTTCCTTGGCACCAGAGGAAATAGTTTTCCAACCAGATGGTAGTTTTGATCTTTTTGCTGACATCTCTCGTCCTAATCTATTTTTTAATAACACCAATACCGCTACTAGCGTACCAGCGCCAACGACTCTCATTTTATTTATGATCGGGCTAGTCACCTTGGGTTTCTATAACTTTCGGCGAAAACGCTCGAACTTGCATAATCCCTTCGATAGCAGCGTTGCCTGGGTACAATAG
- a CDS encoding AbrB/MazE/SpoVT family DNA-binding domain-containing protein codes for MSSWNCLLARPDISPDTRRLIRPAGYRFAAGCCLTSRLTKLAIDPKVKRKYIYALPITMTNNLVTLSSKNQVVIPRAAREALKLKPGQQLLVLARGDHLVMVPRPEDFVAKLRGLHREVWPQENGKNYLEKERDAWDD; via the coding sequence ATGAGTTCATGGAACTGTTTATTAGCACGGCCTGATATTTCGCCGGATACGCGGCGCTTAATCCGGCCTGCGGGGTATCGTTTTGCTGCCGGCTGTTGTTTAACTTCTCGCTTGACGAAATTGGCCATCGATCCTAAAGTAAAGCGTAAATACATTTATGCTTTACCTATAACCATGACGAATAATCTCGTAACTTTGAGTTCAAAAAATCAAGTGGTCATTCCCCGTGCCGCCAGGGAAGCGCTGAAACTAAAACCAGGTCAGCAACTGCTGGTTCTGGCGCGGGGAGATCATTTGGTCATGGTGCCGCGGCCGGAGGATTTCGTCGCTAAACTGCGCGGTCTGCATCGAGAAGTTTGGCCCCAGGAGAATGGCAAGAATTACCTGGAAAAGGAGCGGGATGCCTGGGACGATTGA
- a CDS encoding bifunctional 2-methylcitrate dehydratase/aconitate hydratase, whose translation MSNDRRSAQRPPPDEVLTILADYVLQGEVNRPEAYETAHDCLMDSLGCALLALDNPACTRLLGPIVPGVIFPAGARVPGTGYVLDPVQAAFNIGIMIRWLDFNDTWLAAEWGHPSDNLGAILAIADYLSRQRRQEGAPPLAMRQVLTALIKVYEIQGVLALENAFNRVGLDHVVLVRVASAAVTAALLGGTQEQIINALSNAWLDGGPLRTYRHAPNTGSRKSWAAGDATSRGVRLALMALQGEMGYPSALTAPGWGFYQVLFKGESFTLPRALGSYVVENILFKVAYPAEFHAQTAIEAAISLHPQVTSRLSEVARIVIETQEPAVRIIDKTGPLHNPADRDHCLQYMVAVALLESQITMKDYEDERARDPRIDALREKMEVIEKKEFTEDYLDPEKRAIANAVQVFFSDGSATLRVEVTYPLGHRRRRAEALPLLRDKFQNSLGGCFPPERCQTILDLFSDRERLAAMPVDEFMELFISTA comes from the coding sequence ATGAGTAATGACAGACGTTCAGCCCAGCGGCCGCCGCCGGATGAGGTTCTGACGATCTTAGCGGATTATGTTCTCCAGGGGGAAGTTAACCGTCCCGAAGCCTATGAGACTGCCCATGACTGCTTAATGGACAGCCTTGGCTGTGCTTTGCTCGCCCTGGATAATCCTGCCTGTACCCGCCTGCTTGGCCCGATTGTCCCTGGCGTGATTTTCCCCGCGGGCGCCCGGGTGCCGGGAACCGGCTATGTCCTTGATCCGGTGCAGGCCGCTTTCAATATCGGCATCATGATCCGCTGGCTGGATTTCAATGACACTTGGCTGGCCGCTGAATGGGGCCATCCCTCCGATAATCTGGGGGCTATTCTAGCCATTGCCGATTATTTGAGCCGCCAGCGGCGGCAAGAAGGCGCGCCGCCGCTGGCGATGCGCCAGGTGCTGACCGCATTGATCAAAGTCTATGAAATTCAGGGCGTGTTGGCCTTGGAGAATGCCTTTAATCGGGTGGGATTGGATCATGTGGTGCTGGTACGGGTGGCTAGCGCCGCCGTGACAGCAGCTTTATTAGGCGGTACTCAGGAGCAGATTATCAACGCCCTTTCCAATGCCTGGCTGGACGGGGGGCCCCTGCGGACCTACCGCCATGCCCCCAATACCGGTTCACGGAAAAGCTGGGCCGCGGGGGATGCTACCAGCCGGGGGGTGCGTTTAGCTCTTATGGCCTTGCAAGGGGAGATGGGCTACCCGTCGGCTTTGACGGCCCCTGGCTGGGGGTTTTACCAGGTGTTATTCAAAGGAGAGTCCTTTACCTTGCCTCGGGCTTTAGGCAGTTATGTCGTGGAGAATATCCTCTTCAAAGTAGCCTATCCGGCGGAGTTCCATGCCCAGACCGCCATTGAGGCGGCGATTTCACTCCATCCCCAGGTGACGTCCCGATTGTCGGAGGTGGCACGGATTGTCATTGAGACCCAGGAACCGGCGGTGCGAATCATCGACAAGACTGGTCCCCTCCATAATCCTGCGGATCGGGATCACTGCCTGCAGTACATGGTGGCGGTAGCCTTGCTGGAGAGCCAGATCACCATGAAGGATTACGAAGATGAACGGGCCCGGGACCCCCGGATTGACGCCCTGCGGGAGAAGATGGAGGTCATCGAAAAGAAGGAATTTACCGAGGATTATTTAGATCCCGAGAAACGGGCGATTGCCAATGCGGTCCAGGTATTTTTCAGCGATGGCAGCGCTACCCTCCGGGTGGAGGTGACCTATCCTTTAGGCCACCGGCGGCGGCGCGCCGAAGCCTTGCCCCTGCTACGGGATAAATTCCAGAACAGCCTGGGCGGCTGTTTTCCTCCGGAACGTTGCCAGACAATTTTGGATCTCTTTAGCGACCGGGAGCGTTTGGCGGCCATGCCCGTGGATGAGTTCATGGAACTGTTTATTAGCACGGCCTGA
- a CDS encoding DUF3015 domain-containing protein, with translation MRKVFLGLLLAAISGFAFADSGPGCGAGSVLFKGQDRLAPHVLAATTNASFGNQTFGMTTGTLGCDTSKPIDVMAANFFDQNMEQLATDMSRGEGEHLNALITLMKVQEADKDHFKATVKNQFSVIFPNQNVTSKEALSGLEKVMKGDTALAKYLS, from the coding sequence ATGAGAAAAGTATTTTTGGGCCTACTGCTAGCTGCTATTTCTGGGTTTGCATTCGCCGATAGCGGGCCAGGCTGTGGGGCTGGTTCTGTGCTCTTTAAAGGGCAAGATCGGCTTGCTCCGCACGTACTGGCGGCAACCACTAATGCCAGTTTTGGTAACCAAACGTTTGGGATGACCACGGGCACCTTGGGCTGTGATACCAGCAAGCCCATTGATGTGATGGCCGCCAATTTTTTTGATCAAAACATGGAACAATTGGCAACGGATATGAGCCGTGGCGAAGGTGAGCACCTGAACGCCTTGATAACGCTCATGAAGGTTCAGGAAGCCGATAAAGACCACTTTAAGGCCACGGTAAAAAATCAATTCAGTGTTATCTTTCCCAATCAGAATGTCACTTCTAAGGAAGCCCTCTCTGGGCTAGAAAAAGTGATGAAAGGGGATACCGCCCTAGCCAAATATCTAAGTTAA
- a CDS encoding universal stress protein, whose protein sequence is MSAEFKIIIVPIDGSESSQRAARFGDSLAKATGRKMRFLYVFPATPNEVVGMSQLSREDIERAKEESARRALDKAHRAIGDPEREIEEQVLFGDPAEEIIRYIDYLAEQSEQPLVVMGRRGLSRIESLLLGSVSEKVIRYANGAVTIVQ, encoded by the coding sequence ATGAGTGCCGAGTTTAAAATCATTATCGTGCCTATAGACGGCTCCGAGAGTTCACAACGGGCGGCCCGCTTTGGGGACAGTCTCGCCAAGGCGACTGGCCGGAAAATGAGATTTCTCTATGTCTTTCCCGCTACTCCCAACGAAGTCGTGGGGATGTCCCAGCTATCCCGGGAGGATATCGAGCGCGCGAAGGAGGAATCCGCCCGTAGAGCCTTGGATAAGGCCCACCGGGCTATCGGCGATCCCGAGCGGGAGATTGAGGAGCAAGTGCTTTTTGGCGATCCTGCCGAGGAAATTATCCGCTACATAGACTACCTAGCAGAGCAGTCCGAACAACCGCTCGTGGTCATGGGCCGGCGGGGCCTATCGCGCATTGAGTCGCTGCTGCTCGGCAGTGTCAGCGAGAAGGTCATCCGATACGCCAACGGAGCGGTCACCATCGTTCAGTGA
- a CDS encoding SRPBCC family protein yields the protein MNAQAATPISRNPFAEGNLSPEGWIATETVNGIRLYRHEIDGSAIPALRAETLFQATPQQIYEIISDYDHFTAFVPQVEKSRILKQAGNTLWVYQRLSFPPPFAARQYVLQSSDQLSRPEKLYFRVNWTLDQEQSRELLGTKDSIPTAFAGFWELRPGQKDHTTAATYAVYLDPGGKLPAWLVNRGTRRLLPALITAIRKKLQRF from the coding sequence ATGAATGCGCAAGCGGCTACCCCGATCTCCAGGAATCCTTTCGCGGAAGGCAACTTATCGCCCGAGGGATGGATCGCCACTGAAACGGTAAACGGTATACGGCTCTACCGCCATGAGATAGATGGCTCCGCCATTCCCGCCCTTCGGGCGGAAACGCTCTTCCAGGCTACGCCCCAACAAATCTATGAAATCATATCCGATTATGACCATTTTACGGCTTTTGTCCCCCAGGTGGAAAAGAGCCGTATTCTCAAGCAAGCAGGAAACACCCTGTGGGTGTATCAACGCCTCTCTTTTCCACCTCCGTTTGCGGCTCGCCAGTATGTGTTGCAAAGTAGCGATCAGTTAAGCCGGCCGGAAAAACTTTACTTTCGGGTAAATTGGACTCTGGACCAAGAGCAGTCCAGGGAATTACTAGGGACGAAGGACAGTATTCCAACTGCTTTCGCGGGTTTCTGGGAACTTCGTCCCGGCCAAAAGGACCATACTACCGCTGCCACTTATGCCGTGTACCTTGATCCAGGCGGGAAACTACCCGCTTGGCTGGTAAATAGGGGCACTCGCCGGCTTCTGCCAGCGCTTATAACCGCGATCCGAAAAAAATTACAACGTTTTTAA
- a CDS encoding Lnb N-terminal periplasmic domain-containing protein, which yields MCGWAQAEIPTLEELLAAAQQQQLSERPAWWALLHYRPTVLGWTHKSQADDPRFFLAKNGKTDPHGELTATLIALRNGDGQGTHPQCRFPARFYWLQQQGHPFSRIPAVPCPQLASWLEQLNTARVTLVFASSYLNSPSSMFGHTFLRLDPPSFNQDSLILASTVSYAADAAAHDSEIMFAYRGIFGGYPGITTVEPYFDKLRLYSKLENRDLWEYALNLRPDEVTQLLRHVWEIKDKRFDYFFFDENCAYRLLALIDVARPGTRLIPQVSILRAIPSDTVRIVVANHLVDSVYFRPSQATELRHHLSQLKASERHWVFSMNESQQLPSEKATAGLAPERYAAVLETAYELVRYRVQKEQLSREATADLSYGLLQARSKIPGSSPLSAAPRPKVRDDQGHPTGRITAMAGRQGQRPYLGLSLRPAYHDFSDPAPGYRLGSQLQFLNAELRYYWESNQFELEQLNLVDIISLSARDRFFRPISWQAGFGADRQLTSEGTRPLAAYLKGGAGVSYGIAHGLAYALATGTGRIGTQLQDSYQLSPGIALGWNLQRYWGSFRVEAQSQFFPGQNEDPYYRGSASLNLYWPPGWGLTFNIGREKSGDFYAIILQGGVRLYF from the coding sequence ATGTGCGGCTGGGCCCAGGCGGAGATTCCCACCCTGGAGGAACTGCTGGCGGCAGCCCAGCAACAGCAGCTTTCGGAACGCCCCGCGTGGTGGGCCTTGCTTCATTACCGGCCGACCGTGCTGGGATGGACTCACAAAAGCCAAGCGGACGATCCCCGTTTTTTTCTTGCCAAAAACGGGAAAACCGATCCCCATGGGGAGCTTACGGCAACGCTCATAGCGTTGCGCAATGGGGATGGCCAGGGGACTCATCCCCAATGCCGCTTTCCTGCTCGCTTTTATTGGCTACAACAACAGGGCCATCCTTTCTCCCGTATTCCGGCGGTGCCATGCCCACAGCTTGCAAGTTGGTTGGAGCAATTGAATACGGCCCGGGTTACCCTGGTATTTGCCTCCTCCTATCTCAATAGCCCATCCTCCATGTTTGGCCATACCTTTTTGAGGTTAGATCCGCCCAGCTTCAATCAGGACAGCCTGATTTTAGCCAGCACGGTCAGCTATGCCGCAGATGCCGCGGCCCATGACAGCGAAATCATGTTTGCTTACCGGGGTATTTTTGGGGGTTATCCGGGAATCACCACGGTAGAGCCTTATTTCGACAAGCTTCGCCTCTATAGCAAACTGGAAAACCGGGATCTGTGGGAGTACGCGTTGAATCTGCGTCCTGATGAGGTGACCCAGTTACTTCGCCATGTCTGGGAAATAAAAGATAAGCGGTTTGATTATTTTTTCTTTGACGAAAACTGTGCCTATCGTCTGCTGGCCCTGATTGATGTAGCCCGTCCTGGCACCAGGCTGATTCCCCAAGTGAGCATTTTGCGGGCTATTCCTTCCGATACGGTGCGTATTGTGGTCGCCAATCATTTGGTCGATTCAGTTTATTTTCGCCCCTCCCAGGCGACCGAGTTACGCCACCATTTAAGCCAACTCAAGGCTTCCGAGCGCCACTGGGTATTTTCAATGAATGAAAGCCAACAGCTTCCTTCTGAGAAAGCCACTGCCGGCTTAGCGCCGGAGCGGTATGCGGCGGTTCTGGAAACAGCCTATGAGCTGGTGCGCTATCGGGTCCAAAAGGAGCAATTATCCCGCGAGGCTACCGCCGATTTGTCCTATGGATTGCTGCAAGCGCGCAGCAAGATACCGGGATCATCCCCTTTATCGGCTGCGCCCCGGCCCAAGGTGCGGGATGATCAAGGCCATCCGACCGGCCGCATAACGGCTATGGCGGGCCGCCAAGGGCAACGTCCTTATCTGGGGTTATCGCTGCGGCCCGCCTACCATGATTTTTCGGACCCAGCGCCGGGTTACCGGCTTGGCTCCCAGCTTCAGTTTCTAAATGCGGAGCTGCGTTATTATTGGGAGAGCAATCAGTTTGAGCTTGAGCAGCTAAATCTCGTGGATATTATTTCCTTGTCTGCCCGGGATCGCTTCTTCCGTCCCATTTCATGGCAAGCGGGTTTTGGCGCGGATCGCCAGTTGACCAGTGAAGGGACGCGCCCCTTGGCCGCTTATCTTAAAGGCGGTGCGGGGGTGAGTTACGGTATTGCCCATGGATTGGCCTATGCTTTAGCTACCGGTACCGGCCGGATAGGCACTCAGCTCCAGGATAGTTATCAGCTATCGCCGGGCATCGCCCTGGGCTGGAATTTACAACGGTACTGGGGAAGTTTTCGGGTCGAAGCTCAGAGTCAATTTTTCCCAGGCCAGAATGAAGATCCCTATTATCGGGGTAGCGCCAGTCTGAATTTATATTGGCCGCCCGGCTGGGGGCTGACTTTCAATATAGGACGGGAGAAGAGCGGGGATTTTTATGCCATTATCCTCCAAGGCGGCGTTCGGCTTTATTTTTAA